In Plasmodium coatneyi strain Hackeri chromosome 8, complete sequence, the genomic stretch tTTGTTCCGTTTGGTGGTTCCCGTTATGTTTTCGTCCTCCCCCCGACGGTTCCTACTACCTTGTTTGTACAACTGCGTCGTTattttattccccctttCGCTTGGCAACCCTTTGGCACCCCTGAATGAACTGCTGCTGGCGCTGCTTAGCAACGTCCTGGACGTTTTCACTGAGCTGTTACTATTACTACTGCTGTTGTCTTTCCCGTGCGGGTTTCTCTTCACTACAACGTTGGTGGTTTTTGCTTGGAGTCCCCGGGACGGCAATTCGTTGCGGCTATGCCCATAGTTATGACTTTGGATACCCTTATTGCCTCCGAATCCGTTGTGTCTTTTGATCCTCTCCCCATCGCCCACGACCAGATTTGTTCGAGGCAGAAGCGTAGACGGCCCCTCCATTGGGTTAGTTGCCTCCTCGTTGGGGTTTCCCCTTCCCACGTCTTTACCCTTCGACCCCCTTTGGACTCCCCCCGGGTGACCGTTCATCCTTCTCATTATAGATGATCCCACCCCTGGAGGATTCCTACCATGCGTTGCCATCCCTCTACTTGACCCGAACTGTCCATaaaattttctcatttgagTTGTCTTATCTGATttgtctttttctccttttggtAGAGCTGATCGGGCAGAGAGGTGACAATACGGAATTACCAACCCGTCGGGTGCATCCGTTCCGTCTGCCTTTCTGCTGACGCCCCGCGTGAAGGTCACCCCTGAGCTGTCTTTATCCCTCTTACTAGATGgaaaaattgtattttttctttccccctcatTTTGTATAATCCCTTTGTTGTTCGTTTTTATCAATTGTGTAGCCGCTCCTTTGGGAATTGCGTTTcccttttggctagctggggTTCCTTTCTTCTGTCCCTGTTTGAAGTTCCCCTTTATcgtttttatgtttttactGTTCGAGGAGAGCGTGTGAGCGGCGAAGCGTCTGTTGGGCGGGGGTGCCTCCTCCCTCTGCGCTTTAGAGGGAGGTTCCCCTACTGCCGCACCAGTGGCAGGTGCATTGCCTTCATGGAGAGCAACGCTTTGTTGAACCATGTCTGTATCCTCGTTGGCGTGGGGAATACGCTCTGCGTCTAAAAGTGTGTCCCTAACCGATTCACCACTTTTGTATGTCCCCCTTAGCCCCTTCTCTACCTCACCGTCATCTGAATAATTATGGGTAGACAGTTCCCCCCTCCGTTGCAACACATGTGATGATTCATCCTCTGGTGGTTTTTTCATTGGACGACTTATCTGTAGATCACTGGACATCCTCTCTTTATACGCGTTTCTAATTTCGCTAAAAAGGTGGGTGCCAGTAGgaccttttttgtttcctcctTCGGTGTGTCCACCTGGAGGTAATGCTCTGTCCGTGTGGTCGCGACTTGCGGATTGGGAATTCCATCTGCTAACCATGTAAACAGCTATCTCATCTGTCCTCTCCTCACCCATGCTTCTCTtccgaaaagaaaaagaatccTCCCTGGagtgtatacatttttccttcccttcacccTTTTCTATAGCACTGATGGATGTGTCCCTATTTAGGGGAGCCTCCCTTTGATCTGCCTGACCTgtgtttattcttttctcctctcttcccttctgttcTTTGCACTCTATAGGTTCATCCACCTCTTCACTGATTGGTGGACCACCCTTTGGGATTGCCCCAACGGTGCTGTTCCCATCATCCTTCACCACGTCGACGTATGAACCATGTGAGAGGTCTTCCTTAGGTTTAATGTGCACCCCCCAAGGGTGCTCTCTcctgcttcctccttttagAGACACATCTTCTAGCTTATCATTCGGAGTTAAAGCAAAAGCAGACGATTCGCCTCGCCTCTCTTCTATTGCAAGGCTTGTCCCTTCGGATGTTCTGCCGCTTACACATGGCCTCATTCTGGGGTCTCCTCCACTAAGTTCGTCTCTTCTCCTCTGTTCTCCTACTGGCAACATCCTACCAATAGAGCCAATATGGGAATTTTCACCAGTGACGCTTCTACGTGGATGCTCCGCTTCCTCACctcttttctgttcttttccttccaccacgcTGGCACAAGAAATGGCGCTCCCACTATTGTGACCACCCTTATCGTGCGAATGGGATGGtttgcgttttttattttctaatgCGTCATCCCAATTGATTTTCCTCTTGCAGGCCGAGTCCCAACTGTTGTTATTCTTCTTCGGCCTGATCAGGATAATATCCTTCTTCTGTGTTAACTGTGTACGAATGGTTGAGGATGGGTCCGTTTTTCTACCTGAACAGTGCAGGCGATTTTCcgcctttaatttttcatcaCAAAGGTCTGGCCCATCTACGTGTGTGTAATAATCTCCCCTCCGAAGGAAGTCACGCTTGAGGTCtcgtttctccttttccgttttggaAAGGGTACTGTGTAGTTGCCTCTGGACAGTAATAAGGTTTGCTCTCTTCGTTGATGCATCTGCTTTTTCACTCTGAGGGTTGCTCCCACGAATGGCTTTCGAAGCATACATAACAGCTTGTGCAGAATTTACTCTCCTCTCATTGTGGGATTTGTCTACTTGACGTGGCTGCTCATTGTTGGTGTTTCTATTCCTTCTGTTAGTTGCTTCATCATCGGGGCAGCTCTTGTTGTTTACGCTCACATGGTCGTTCTTTTCTCTATGTCTATTCATGGTTTGGTACGGTTGTGGTGAGGGTGCCTTGGTTGTCTAGCTGGCTGGGGGGGAGGGAGATGCATGAACATAGGCGTGGACACAGGCACGGGGTGTATGTGCGTGCAGGTTGTAAATGCTCACTGTGCGTCCACTTCCTATCGCATTGATTACGTCTGGCTATGTGGGAATGGATTCACCAGGGTAAGGATGCTAACggagggaagtaaaaaaaaaaagaaaaaaaatccccctCGAAGTGCCTTCCCAGCTGCTAGCCCTTCACAATAGGGTAAATTTCTTGTTCCATTTTACCCTGCTATGCATCATACATGGACGTGGAGCGTATGAAGGTGCCTTCGACCTAGCATGGACTGCCTCACGTTGGACGCGTTTCTGCGTTCGCGAATTGCGCCCCTCGCTTTGTATTGTCTTCCCCTCGTGCCCACAGTGTGCAATTCGTCCTGTGTGATGGCCCTCTGCATATGGCCCTTCACAAATTTCCGCTTCCAAATTGCTCCTTCCAAATCGCAGCTGCCCGTTCGGAGGTCACACTTGCTTACTGGCCATTTTTCAGGGATGCCCCTATTCGCTCATTTTTCTTaagtggatttttttttttttttttttttttttccatctccGTGCCTTGCACATACAGCATTGCTTATGCTCAGCAGTGACATgccttctcccccccttctttactggttttttttttttttttttttttttttttttttttcacttttcatattttccgCGAACGCTGCAAAGTGAACATCGCTAACTCCACGTGCGTCACACTGCCCCCCTGCGTGgtccttttttgtgtatatgtctaaaggggggagaagctTAACCTcaggcgcaaaaaaaaaaaagtgaatccCTAGGGATACTTACCCGAACGCATTGTCTGCAGTATATCTACCCCACTCGGCATCGTATTCTTCCACCTACCCATGGACTGACGACGGGGTGAAGCTGAGCGAAGCGGGCATACATGGGAAGAACATCTTAGAAAGGGTCTCACCCCTTTTgatattacatatgtacggGGGTGTAAGTGGATGGACTGCCCTGAAGGCATCACATTTTTCGAAGGGATCGTCTTAGAgtgtgttcccttttttccaacatGGAGTGGGGAAGGTGGGAATAAGTTCCGAATGGGAAGCAGATATACGTTCACGTCGAACTGGAGAGGTGACAGAGTGGGGTATCATCCAAACATGGGTCCATTctcctgaatttttttatttttcctcctttgacAGTTCCACTTAAATACACAAATGGTTTTATCCAAATGGACAGCAGTGCATACCACTTTGTTGGTACGTGCCTTTAGCATCCCATGTTCTGCCTTACCAATGGCAACCACAACTGAGTGCagttaaaagggggaagcgtCTTGTCCAGGGAGGACCACACATACacgtttttcctttattagcTATTTAAGGCTTATACATTTGCACAcatggggaagggaaaagagcAAACTACCCCCCCACCGATGAATGCTTCTCGAGATAATTCTGTTAAAGGTACATTGCCGTTTGGTCTACATAACATAtcggtcctttttttttttttttttaaatcctaATTAGTGTTAGTACAAAACGCCGTTGTGCATGTAGATCCAAGGGGGTGCGCACCTTTGGATGTCTGCTTCGTTCGCAACATGGCTTGCtcagcttttctttttttcttcccaattGACACACGCCGTCCATCCAAATGACGAAGGGGGATAGAagaccaccaccaccactacctCACCTGCTCCTGCGGTATATTCACTGGGGACCTTCCCCTGGAAAAATTCACACTAACATGGAAAGCACTTCCACCTCAAAGTTCTAATTTGTAGTAGTTCACTACGTCCCTCTGGTGATCCTTTCTATTACTACCGCGTGGGAACCTTCCTGTATAGGTGCCTGCACAGGCATTTCCTCTTTTGTGCACTGACGCTGGTTCTCATCTACGTGCAGTTACATGCCGCTGTGTTAGGACTCAACACAATAGGCGCCCCTCCCTCTGACAGGGACCGCAGGAACGAATACATAGCCAAGGTCAGTTCTTCCCCCGCTGACGTGCATGCGGCATGGGGGGTACTCGCCACATGCATGAGTAGCTATGCGCACATGGGTACATACTAAATCCAAATATATAGgtaaagattttttttttttttttttttttcaatcgaCTAACTTCTCCCTTCTCTGACCACCCTatatttcatttcttccattttgcagactaataattttttttttttttttttcctcatgtTTTCTGCATTTCTGTGACGTTTTGTTAGCTACCAAACCCCCGTTGTGTGGTGTCCCTTTcaatttgcctttttttttcactcgtTCGCCCTTCGTTTCGCTTCCCACCTGCGGGAGTGACGCAGGTGGgggggaatatttttctgtggGGCCAGTGGTCAAGACGCTCCACTGGATATGCTAGGTAGAAACGCTTCACAGACATATCCCACCCCCCGTTGTCGTCTCATCGTGTAGCATGCTAGAATGGCTAGTGGttcaaatgaggaaaatgaagcGAACCTCCCAGGAGGGCATTGGGGACAACTGGGGGGATCCGAAGTGGGTGATAAATCCAAGTTGGGTTTTGCAGTAGCAGGATGTAACCCGAGTGAGCAGGGTCACCCAGAGGAGGGTCATCCAGGCAGGGAGGAATCACACCACGGGTGCAGTTGTGCTGGTTATCCTGGGAGGGGAACCCCCGGAATAAGCGACTACCACAGAGAGGACTGTACCAAGGATGATGTAGACACCCTGGGCGACGAAGAGGAAAGGCACTTTTGCAACgtctgtttttccttcttgtattacaaaaaatactGCTTCTACGAGTTGCTAAGGATTTATAGGAACGTCTCTTCCCTGACGGACGAGCAGAAGGCTCTCCTCACTGAATCCATTTACAGCAAACTCTACAAGATGTATCTAGCCGTCCTgaacaattatttttttttttttaatattttgcTTCCTCAGATTTCTACGCATATTATTTTGCACCTGCTGGCACATACTGTTCACCGGGGGGACGTGGTCATCGTGGAGGACTCTTCCATGGATGAGGAGAGTAATAGTGGGGAAAGCAGTGGAAGCGTTGAAAGCGGCACGGAGGATGCCAGCTTCAGTAGTGACGAAGAGGGAGACCTGTCCAACCGAAGAAGCAGCTCCGATGGGGAGGAGAAAAGCGGTCAAAAAAAGCAgcgaaaaaagaggaggaggaaaataatcCCCAGGGAGGAATACACCATTAACGAAATATTAAACCATTtaacggaggaggaaaaggaaaagatcgACAAAGAGTATAACTACTACAACTTGGACGCAAGGCTGCTCTGCAAAGACAACCCCATTGTTATtctaaaagaaataaggtCCAAGTTAATAAGTGCCAAAGAGGACGAAGGGATGTCTAAGGAACTTGAGCTGAACCTAGAGAGGTCGACTTCGGCAGATTATCTGGACGTTGGATACTCCAGCGGGGGAAAAACCCATGCAGGAGGAGAACAACAAGGGGGACACTCCCCAGGGGAGTCACACGGACTAAACATTGAGGGAGAACTCCAGTTGGAAGGGAGAAAGAACCTGCCCTTCCCGGAACACTACAACAAGCATGATCATACGAAGCAGGAGAAGGAACCAGCGGATACCCCCAACGGGAAGGGCAAATCGGAAGACATCCGGTGTGGGGGTGACGCCAAGCAGAAGTATGATCCGCACGACGAAAGGTACATTGCAGACCACCGCAAGCAGAACAGCGAATATGCGTTCCCCCTTTTAGACGGCCCACCAGGGGAGGTACGACTTGGTGAATGGTGCCCAAGTGACGAACCAGGGGGGGAAACCGCTCAGGCAGATACGGACACCCCTGCTGAGGTCGTTCCAAGTGGGACCCCCCTCCAAGGAGAGCACATCCCCCCCGGGCGTAGAATCACAAGTGCATATACCCCAACTATGGACGAATACAACCTTCTGCAAAATATGAGCAAAGTTAGAAGTACATTAAGACAGTTCGTACGAGACTGGTCTATTGAGGGAAAACACGAAAGAGACAGTGCATACGAACCTATGTTGAAAAGTTTAGATAAATACCTACCCATAACGGATGACTATGTACCGAAGATTCTCTGCCCAGGGTCCGGTTTGGGAAGACTTCCCTACGAAGTGGCGAAAAAAGGCTACAGAAGTCAAGGGAATGAGTTCTCCTACTTCATGCTCCTTGCATCGAACTTCATCCTAAACTACTACAATGAGAAGGAATCCCTAAAGATACAACCCTACTGCTTAAATACActaaacagaagaagaagggatgACCACCTGAAAGTAGTAACCCTGCCAGATATAAACACCTACAATAAGGCTATCCTAAGTACCGACTTTTCCATGTGTGCAGGTGAACTGATCGAAGTGTACGACAAGGAGAAGGGATCCTTCGACGGAGTTCTCACTTGCTTCTTCCTGGACACagcgaaaaatattttcctataCATTCGAACCTttgcaaatattttaaagCCAAACTGCTTGTGGTGTAATGTAGGTCCTCTCCTCTACCATTATTCCGAAATGACAAACGAACTTTCCATCGAACTGTCATGGGAAGAAATTGAAGTTATTATTTCCAAGTGGTTCACCCTTGTGGAGATTGAATGGATAGACAATTATTATACCACCAATGTGGACTCCATGATGCAGGTGCAGTACCACTGTATCTTTTTTTGCGCCATCCGGAATGACGTACCGGTGGAGGAGCCGCCCATGGGGGGGCCTCTTCAGGACAGctaacaaaaaaggaatggtaaaaagaaaaaaaaacccacGAATTAGCAGCCTGTTTTGTAAATGCCATGCCCCTCCAGTGTgcatgtttctttttttttttctaaaaaactTTTCCTCCACAGTTCCGCGAATGCTCAATGCACGCACTTGCGTGTTAAGATCATTTGCGATTTTTTTGTGAACCGATATTCATCCCTTCTGTTTAGTAACACAGCAACGATTTTGCTCCCCCGGACGGTCAACCCGGTAGGAAGTGAAGCACTCCCCTACCTAATTGCATATGTTCATTCCGCTTGGGAACCATTTCAATCAGATTGTGATGCATGAAAAAGTATCCACACGTTTGATCTCTCTCGGATGAGCTGGGTTATGTTATCATCATATTGAAATGGTTCACTCGGGATGGGGGGACCATTCATTCCTGACCATGTGCCGGTGAAGGGGAGTTCGTTTGgggaaaaatgtacacaggTTGGGCAACATATGCCCGTGTCAACGCGGATCACGATCACAGTTGTGCAGAACTTGCGCTCTCTTAACTGATACAAGGGGAATAAAGAACGATTTCATTTTGCAACATTAGTGATAAGCGGTTCACCCTTATGCGTGCCATGCggaggcaaaaaaggggaaaattcgACGTGGCCCATTTTTGTACGAAAGTTTATTGAAACGTGGgaccttttttcatttggtAAGAGGAAGCACGGCGAAGTGCGAcgagtacaaaaaaaaaaaaaaaaaaaattaaaattaaaattaaaattaaaattaaaattaaaatataaataaaaataaaaatatatattaaaaataaattaaaaagtaaaaataaatttaaaaaaaaaaaaaaggtgaaccCAGGTTTGCAGCGATGCGGAGGAACCCTGCCGAGTACGTTTGGCTACCTGGAAGAGCATACAAAAGGTGCACAACTAATAAAAGCTACTGGTATGCTAGTCAAAGCAATACGCGCTAGAGGTACATGCCCGGGCATACGTCGCTTTAACGGTCCCGCTTCTCTCACGttctcatttgttcatttacGCACCACTTGGAGGGGCATACCCGGATTGAACTGCTGACaagccaaaatggaaaaaaaaaaaaaaaaaaaaaaaaagaacaataaataaATCGAAAAAGGCTACccactttgaaaaaaaaagaaaaaatcgaaaaaaagtCTGCCCTccttggggaaaaaaacaagctCATTTTAAccccttcaaaaaaaaaaaactcccttTTAAACAAGGACAACCGACCTAACAAGAACCAGAAACAACCACAGTTTTAAAAACAGACTTATTCGTGAAAGAAGGATCACTCTCCTCAGACGTTGTCAATAGAACGGATTTATTCCAACCATGTGCGGCATCCTAGCCATTTTCCACTCTTCCATTGAAAGGCACCGGCTGCGTAGGAAGGCCCTGGAGTTATCAAAAAAGTACTAACCGAGCGACGAGTGCTGGTCATTCCACGGTTGTGGGAGTGAACTTTTTCATTGCGTGTTTGTTCACTTGTAAATGGGCATGCAACGATTGTGGCGCATTCGCGGTGGGGGGGAGTTAGtccattttctccttttcctgaACCCGTTCTTCGTGCGTGGGTTCTGAATCGAACAGGGTGGGCAttctaaaaagggaaagagggAACACTGGattacatttgtatatgcacaaatgAATTTGTGCATCCTTTGGAAAGTATAGTAGGCTCCTCTTTTTCTAGACCCCCCCACTCGTCAGCTGCTTGTGTCGTTAGTTAGACAGTCCCACCAGTGGACACGACACTTCTTCCGTTGTTTCTCTAAACgagtgcatatatttttgcatctACCAACCGTTTGTGATTTCGTGCGAATAATTTGATAAAGGCCTATAGGATGTGCTGCCCTGGCGAAGCATTactttttatactttttttttgatgccCCCTTTCGCGGGGGTAGCCTTCCGTTGTGCCATTGAGTGGACACCATCCCTCGCCCCGTCCATTTTCTAACACACTGCTAATGCACCGCTAATGCACCACTTCTACCCGCAGGCTGAGGCACCGGGGCCCCGACTGGAACGGAATCGTGGTCGAAGAAAATGAGGACGGAACGACCAACGTGCTGGCACACGAACGCCTGGCTATTGTGGACGTCCTCTCTGGTCACCAGCCCCTTTACGACGACGCCAAGGAAGTATGTCTCACGGTAAATGGAGAGATCTACAACCACATGGAGCTACGAAAGCTCCTTCCTGAAGATGTAGTGAAAAGTTTAACTAGCCAATCTGACTGTGCAGTCATTCCgaatatgtacaaaaagtATGGTCATAAAATGCCTTCCATGTtgaatggaattttttctgGCGTTATAAGTGACCAAAAGAATGACACTTTTTTTGCGTTTAGAGATCCTATAGGCGTTTGTCCTCTCTATATAGGATACGCATCAGATGGGTCTATTTGGTTCGCGTCTGAGTTTAAGGCATTGAAGGATAGTTGCGTTAGATACGTGAACTTCCCACCTGGGCATTACTACGTtaattgcaaaaataaaggagagtTCGTTCGCTACTTTAATCCCAACTGGTGGGATTTAAGTGCCCCCATTCCAAATAATAAGGCCGACTTGGAACAGATTCGAGTGCACCTGGAGAAGGCCGTGGTGAAGAGGCTCATGGGGGACGTGCCCTTCGGAGTGTTGCTCTCCGGGGGGTTGGACTCCTCCATCGTGGCTGCGATAATTTCAAGGCATCTGAAGAAAATCCACGGGGTAGGCGCATCTGACCTTAGCAATAATGACAACCATGAGAAGGACTCCACCGCCGATTCCTGCCGATTGAAAAGCTTTTCCATCGGGCTGCGTAACTCACCCGACCTGAAGGCCGCAAGAGAGGTGGCCAATTTTCTGGGGAGTCACCACACGGAGTTCCACTTCACCGTGGAGGAGGGAGTGGACTCTCTGCACGACGTGATCTACCACATAGAGACGTATGACATTACGACGATCCGTGCATCTACCCCGATGTATATTCTTTCAAGATTGATTAAAAGCAGTTGCGTGAAAATGGTTCTAAGTGGAGAAGGAGCAGACGAAATATTTGGAGGGTACCTCTATTTCCACAAGGCTCCGAACAGAGAGGAGTTCCACCGAGAGTTACAAAGGAAGGTGCATGACTTGCACATGTACGACTGTTTGAGGGCAAACAAGTCTACCATGGCATTCGGAATTGAAGCACGTGTTCCCTTCCTCGATCTCAATCTCTTAGATCTAGTGATGAATATTGAtcccaaagaaaaaatgtgttcagAGGGACATATAGAGA encodes the following:
- a CDS encoding Asparagine synthase, which encodes MCGILAIFHSSIERHRLRRKALELSKKLRHRGPDWNGIVVEENEDGTTNVLAHERLAIVDVLSGHQPLYDDAKEVCLTVNGEIYNHMELRKLLPEDVVKSLTSQSDCAVIPNMYKKYGHKMPSMLNGIFSGVISDQKNDTFFAFRDPIGVCPLYIGYASDGSIWFASEFKALKDSCVRYVNFPPGHYYVNCKNKGEFVRYFNPNWWDLSAPIPNNKADLEQIRVHLEKAVVKRLMGDVPFGVLLSGGLDSSIVAAIISRHLKKIHGVGASDLSNNDNHEKDSTADSCRLKSFSIGLRNSPDLKAAREVANFLGSHHTEFHFTVEEGVDSLHDVIYHIETYDITTIRASTPMYILSRLIKSSCVKMVLSGEGADEIFGGYLYFHKAPNREEFHRELQRKVHDLHMYDCLRANKSTMAFGIEARVPFLDLNLLDLVMNIDPKEKMCSEGHIEKDILRRAFAGYLPDHILYRQKEQFSDGVGYNWIDGLKEYAESKISDIQFSRAPFLFPYNTPKTKEAYLYRCIFSECFPEQCAQESVPEGSSIACSSSKAVEWDASFKQNSDQSGRSVLGVHHSAKQFSDVKPVQLPDDESRALLTNAS
- a CDS encoding Serine/threonine protein kinase translates to MNRHREKNDHVSVNNKSCPDDEATNRRNRNTNNEQPRQVDKSHNERRVNSAQAVMYASKAIRGSNPQSEKADASTKRANLITVQRQLHSTLSKTEKEKRDLKRDFLRRGDYYTHVDGPDLCDEKLKAENRLHCSGRKTDPSSTIRTQLTQKKDIILIRPKKNNNSWDSACKRKINWDDALENKKRKPSHSHDKGGHNSGSAISCASVVEGKEQKRGEEAEHPRRSVTGENSHIGSIGRMLPVGEQRRRDELSGGDPRMRPCVSGRTSEGTSLAIEERRGESSAFALTPNDKLEDVSLKGGSRREHPWGVHIKPKEDLSHGSYVDVVKDDGNSTVGAIPKGGPPISEEVDEPIECKEQKGREEKRINTGQADQREAPLNRDTSISAIEKGEGKEKCIHSREDSFSFRKRSMGEERTDEIAVYMVSRWNSQSASRDHTDRALPPGGHTEGGNKKGPTGTHLFSEIRNAYKERMSSDLQISRPMKKPPEDESSHVLQRRGELSTHNYSDDGEVEKGLRGTYKSGESVRDTLLDAERIPHANEDTDMVQQSVALHEGNAPATGAAVGEPPSKAQREEAPPPNRRFAAHTLSSNSKNIKTIKGNFKQGQKKGTPASQKGNAIPKGAATQLIKTNNKGIIQNEGERKNTIFPSSKRDKDSSGVTFTRGVSRKADGTDAPDGLVIPYCHLSARSALPKGEKDKSDKTTQMRKFYGQFGSSRGMATHGRNPPGVGSSIMRRMNGHPGGVQRGSKGKDVGRGNPNEEATNPMEGPSTLLPRTNLVVGDGERIKRHNGFGGNKGIQSHNYGHSRNELPSRGLQAKTTNVVVKRNPHGKDNSSSNSNSSVKTSRTLLSSASSSSFRGAKGLPSERGNKITTQLYKQGSRNRRGEDENITGTTKRNKDNYNNSSSSMSKRSENAIGSKSELSRRRPLVHMSKCRGNADAANMGSSYIIESRTNTEEKPSKDESPRCNLTHFSNSKKGSKKSHLNYKDPISEEMERHRMDQKKKKNVKSNSIPPGNMNKGGRSNNSKNIFLAGQHDCSGEGEDGEAKNQGGSRSSTFRKRSDSYDERGKHPKGGESTSGTGGRSNNGGGRSFAKETLSDNSRRQDSSSSASQRERKEISYFEWLAREKRKKEEGMNTGEGTAACDGASTQRRSAEGEAIPCEVGEKNPLSDALQEEHYHLMLQPLSAFNLKQNERHFEQEDFIVDKNPIGNGRTGLVFKAIIKKENEYVALKVMAKDTIASLNIERQVLKEIIIQASLSHKNILQLIAYFEDRTRLFLILELANGGSIRNKMKSDAQPLVEEQVALYVYQIADALAYLHKFNIIHRDLKPDNILLHHSDEYKGDHIYKYGVVKIADFGFSCQLKNKRQKRSTFCGTVDYMPPEIINQIPYDCNVDLWCLGIVIFELLVGFPPFTDDTQERIFSQIKELNFHFPKAISLQARDLILKLCSRTADERISAEEVKTHPWVKQFL